DNA sequence from the Armigeres subalbatus isolate Guangzhou_Male chromosome 1, GZ_Asu_2, whole genome shotgun sequence genome:
aaACGATTTTAACAAAACTGAACAATATTTATCATTTTTACTTTAAAACTATTACTCATTAGAAacatcaaaatttgaatcattttGGTTCTGTAAAAGGCCAATACTAGGATCGAAAACTCCATTTGGTAGGTAACCATAATGGCGAAACAAATTGGTACAATCAAATGATGAATATTCAGTAAACGCTGAAATCGCAACGTGTGATGGAATTTCATTTCGATTTTCTTTGTACAGTCGACCCATACGAGATTTAGTGAGACCAAATATTATCTCGATGGGATTAAAAAAAGGGCAGTAGGGAGGAAGGAACAGTGGAATGATTCCAATTGACCGTAGATAATATACTATGTTTTCATCGCAATGAATGCGAGCGCCATCCATGATCCAGACTGAATTTGGACCAGGATAGCACCGCACATTTTCATTATTCAAGGCAAATGATCGACAACATTCAAAGAATATTGCTCTTGTAAATGTGCCTTCTGTCTGGAAGCTATCTAACATTCCCTGCTGTCCCAAAAAACATAGGAAAGACACTCTTGGACGCCTCACAAACTCGCCTTGGAATATGAGTTTTTTGCCTTTCATGCCATAGCCGCGGTTTCGTAGCATGTCTCTGCTATCTAGAGAAACTTCGTCAAGAAAGACCAAGTTATACAGGTCCCAGTCTATGGAGCATAACTCAgagaagaagtgaaaaatttgatCTTCTCTTACTTGGATGGCCCTTCTCTCTAGAGCCTTCCAGGTTAGTCCTTCCGCATGTAGTATACGACAAACGCTTCCGGCGCTGATGGTTATGTTGAAATGCTTTAGGAATAGCTGACAGCATTCGTCCAAGAAAAGCACTGATTGAGACATGTACAACTGAATGATCCAATTGCGATGTTCAACGCTGAACTTCCGGAACACCTTAGTGCGCTGCGCTTCCGTTAATAAGCCGTTGTCCTCATAGTCTTGGATCCATCCGGAAATTGTGGTTTTACTTTTCCGGTAGATCACCGATAGGCGGGCCCTCGATAAACCCAAGAAATAATATCCGTACAAACAGTGGTATTTGGTGTTCACACTAGCTCGCCGATACAGGACATTGCAGAGGATGTTGTTAGATGTTTTAGGAAACATTTTCATTTGcttttaatgaaaaataatcAGTTTTGATTCTAAGCTACTGATGAACTTTGCAACAGGTACGgcgacaaacaaaacaaaaatcagaaTGACATTTCAGCTGACATTTCATTTGACGTTTCGCACTTAATCCGCACTTCGATGGTAGTCGCACTTATGAAGTGCGGAGTCCAGTGGTGAACTAAGTGCGCAATATCGAAATCAAGTAATCGCGAACCAATCACCATATTGGCACAGAGATATTGGCTTTGAGATACAGAACAATGCAGTGCAATAAGTGTTGTGAAACTATCGACTTCAAGAGTGAAGCGCATACAATGTGTGAAGGGAACTGTGCGAAACGCTatcaaagctgtttgaagggaccgtcacagtaacccagaaaatattttttaatatggcataatttgtctctatgagtcgatatcgagtcatagaacatcgactcatggaggtttaactgtagTCTGTTGATGAAgaaaagtaaataaataaataaataaataaataaataaataaatgataatgTGTGCTGATATCATGTATTAATTTCCTGAATAAAGTACAACTTGAAGCTGCTCAGCCTGCAACTGTAAAAAAACGGTGTTGGTTCTGACTATCGGGATCaagaatttcccaccaaaagtTGAAACCCTTGCTTATCCTTGAACACCCCTGCATTATTTATTGCTAGCATTGCAGCCGTTGAATATTTGGCGATATCCTAATAATATTCCCTAACTGTCTAATGTAAAATTTCAAGACCTCATCTTCTGGATTTGTAGATAAGTCCAATAAACTGGTTTCAATGTTTCAAAGCTTAGCATTATCAATTTTTGTACTCACAATATTTATGTCTAGCTCTCATTCTCTATATCGCCCATCAACCTTTCATCGTTATCGCAAATTCCTCTTCATTCTCTCACGTCGCGCTTTGGTTTCCATCCACCGAACATAAGTGCCATTGCGTCGTATGGCGTACATTTCGTTACGAAGTGAGTGCATAATCCAGTCCACTTTGCACCGCTGTCGCGCAAATATCGCTTCAAACATTTAAATTTGCGCTCTCCACCCATTAGAACCGGACAGAACATTGTCACTCCGGTGCTTGATTGCATCGCCGTAGAAAGAGAGCAACAATGCCTCCCCCTTCTTCGTGCAGGAGCACGCCAACCTTGAACTTGATCGGCGCTCTGGATAGCCTACTGCGGTTGGCGCTATTTTCGACGATCGCCAGCGTTGTGATCGGCAGCAGCTACTTCGACAGAGGTAAGTAAGCATGACGCAAGGCGGAATATAATACGCACCTCTCTTGTCTCCAAAGTGCGCTACAAATTGACTGCGGTTTAATTTGTTTGGGTTTGCTATGTTGCAGTCGCTTCGCTACCATGCGCGTTACGTCAGTACCCGACCGGTTCGGTTTGTGTGTGCAATGTGACCTACTGCGATACCTTGGAGTTTGAGGATCCAACCGAACCGGGAGAATTCGTACTGGTTTCGAGCGCTAGCAATGGCACCAGATTCGGACAAGCCCGTGGAAGGTTTGTGCAGGCGGAGAATGCAACGTTCCTACCGGCGGTAATGTTGCGGTCTAAACAACGGATGGTGAGAAGCACGCGGCCGGTTAGTGTTGAAATCAATCGTGGACGGAAATATCAACAGATTGTGGGCTTTGGTGGGGCGTTTACCGGAGCCGTTTCTTACAATTTGGGACTGTTAAAACCGGAGTTGAGGGACAGCATGTATCGTTCGTATTACTCGAAGAAGGTGGGAATCGGTTACAGTTTGATGCGAATTCCTATTGGAGGcagtgattttgatttgaaaccaTGGGCCTACAATGAGTCCCCAATGGATGATAAGCTGTTGCTGAACTTCACTGTATTGGACAAAAGAGATCAGGTGAGGATCGAACAGATCAAAGAGCTAATGCAGGTGGCGGATAAtcatgaaattaaattaatgggAACAGCATGGAGTCCACCGAGATGGATGAAATCCAATAACGATTGGAGTGGATCAAATCGACTAAAGCCACAGTATTATCAGACGTGGGCAGACTACCATATCAAGTACTTGCAGCTGATGAAGGATGCCGGGTTGGATTATTGGGCGATTTCAACGGGCAATGAACCAATGAATGCCGTGATTGGATTCTTATTCATCCGATTCATGAGCTTAGGTTGGATAGCGGCGAATCAAGGAAAATGGGTCGGTGAAAATCTTGGACCAGCGTTGCGAAATTCAGAGTTCAAAAATGTCAAACTGTTTGCGGGAGATGATCAACGATACACGTTTCCTTGGTGGTTCTCACAGATGGATCAGGGTCATCCAAATGCTACGCAGTACGTCGATGGTTTGGCCGTGCATTGGTACTGGGATGGAGTGACTCCTCCTGAATTGTTGGATCAAGCTTTGAATTTGTATCCGGACAAGCTAATCTTCAACACAGAGGCATCGCTAGGTGACAAACCATTTCAAACACATGGACCCATACTGGGGTCTTGGGCTCGTGCTGAGTCCTACATAACGAGCATAATGCAGGATTTACAGCACAGCGTACATGGCTGGATCGACTGGAATTTGATGTTGAATGAGATTGGCGGTCCCAACTACGCTAATAATTACGTGGAAACGGCGGTGGTAGTTAATGCAACGTCAGGAGAGGAGGTGTACAAACAACCGATTTTCTACGCATTAGGTCACTTTTCACGATTCATCACGGAGGGATCGGTTCGctttgaagtgaaaagtgactaTTCTGGAATTGTTGTTGTAGGGTTTGAGCGACCAGATAATAGGACAGTCCTAGTTTTTTACAACAAGTATGTTCAATCTAAAACAAATCGAACCAACAGTAAATCAAACTTTGTTTAATTTCAGAAAATCCAGTTCGTGTGAGTTGACAATCCACGACCCGGAACGGGGTTTGACTCAACTGGAGGTCCCTCCCAAGTCTGTGCATTCCATACTTTACGCCTAATTGAAACTCATTTAGTCACAGAAAAATTAGTAAGAGAAAAGACAACAATATGagccaaaaataaatccaaacTCGGAACTATCTGTCAGACTGAAACTCACCGACAACGACCCTAACCTCAAGCAACCGATGAGCCGTGCAGCACTTCATTCCATGGGGATAATCCCAGCACATAAACAAAGATTTGGCACGTTCAGGCATCCGTCCGTCAGGGTGCATTTTTCCGATTTGAAATAACATCCATTTTCCTGCAGAGGAAAACGGCTCACTATGGGTATTCATGTGGAAAAAGGTggttaaatatattcaattatTATGCACGTTTCATGTGTTCTGAACAAGATTCTCGTTGCCAAGAGAAATAGAAATTTTGTCTGAGTGCAGAAAaataaatcgatatttttctaTGTATACAGAcatcaagaaattcttttgagaaatTTCGGTTCTAAGtagttaaaaatctaaaaaatgtgTATATTTACCTATTATCTGTTACAATTTTAGATATTGTGATttgttattttatattttaattgaaaGGCTGTAATATTATATCAAAAAAGTTGTTTTGATAGAAGACTCCATGAGTATCTTAAAAAATTACGAAGCCAAAATACTTAAATTTATTAGAGGTTTAAGCAGCATAGCGTATTTTTTTTCTCGAGGTTGAAAGTTTTATAAGATATAGTATTCAAACGTTCAAAATGATAAACTTAAATATTAATAGAGGCATATAAGATCACGACATTTTGCCCTCTAGATTCTCACAGTACAGTTGCATAGCAACTCCAGCATCAATGTAAATTGTCACTCGAAAGCATGAAACTGACACGGTCTATTTCCGAACGATATGCATGTTTTGTCTTCTCCTCTCGTCTGCTTTGCTGTGCATCCCTTGTGAATTTCCTTTTTCTGAACAACATTACCCACATCTATGCCCTTCAACGCATTCTAGTTGTTGGATGCGTTTCCGTTGCTATGGTAACACAGTATACAGCCAAATAAAAAGTTAGACAGTTTGATTGACTTGACGCAGAGAAATGAAGCAATGTTGCCATTTCTGAAAGTCAACGTTAGGAACAATTCAGCTATAATCAACCCTCTCCTTGTTCACGGCCAACCGGAACTTTTAGAAATGCTGGCTTGCTGGCTTAATCCACAAGGCCAAAGAAGAAAAACTaggtttaaaatgcgccagtcaTCTAATACGAGCATTTTGTGGGAAAATAGACTCAATTAAATTACACAACCGATGGCAGCTGACGTCCAAATATGGTTTTAGATcaacattaaattaaaaaataaattttaagattCCGTTCCCTTAAGGCTTTTTCACtagataaattttgttttctcaatAATCTTTCCATATATTGCGCCAAGTTACTAAAAACTTAACTTTATTACATTTTTCATACACACATTTTAATAAAAACTTTGCATACAAGATTAATCGCGTCTATCAGATATGCTTGACTATAGATTTCATAGATTGATAAGGGCGTGTGCCATTTATAATTTATTTCCAACACTAGGCACATCCACTCGGTTGGCATTGCACAAAAACAATGCGTGTGTAAGAGTTGGTTTTAAAAATGGATTGCGAAAGTTTGGCTATGTtcctcattcattcattcatttatttagtctatatctgaacagataacactgaatcaacaatttgacgccacaatacacggttcgaggccgcatatctccatcctcgaatacgccccacgctcgccaagtcgttttgcacctggtctgcccatctcgctcgctgcgctccacgccgtctcgtacctgccgaatcggaagcgaacaccatatttgcagggttgctgtccggcattcttgcaacatgtcctgcccatactgggttcgccgtagagctgggcgagctcgtggttcattcttcgccgccacacaccgtcttcttgcacaccgccaaagatggtcctaagcacccgtctcgcaattactccgagtgcttgcaagtcctcctcaagcattgtccatgtttcatgtccgtagaggacaaccggtcttattagcgtcttgtacatgacacatttggtgcggtggcgaatcttttttgaccgcagtttcctctggagcccatagtaggcccgacttccacagatgatgcgccttcgtatttcacgactaacattgttatcagccgttagcaaggatccgaggtagacgaattcctcgaccacctcgaaggtatccccgtctatcgtaacactgcttcccaggcgggccctgtcgcgctcggttctgcCCACAagaatgtactttgtctttgaggcattcaccagtccaacttttgttgcttcacgtttcaggcgggtgtacagttctgccacctttgcaaatgttcggccgacaatgtccatgtcatccgcgaaacaaataaattgactggttctgttgaaaatcgtaccccggctgttagacccggctctccgcatgacaccttctagcgcaatgttgaacaacaggcacgaacgtccatcaccttgtcttagtccccggcgcgattcgaacgaactggagtgttcgcccgaaatcttcacacagttttgcacaccatccaccgttgctttgatcagtatggtaagcttcccagggaagccgttctcgtccataattttccatagctctacacgGTCTATATTGTCGTATGCCGTCTTGagatcaatgaacagatggcgCGTTGGGACcaggtattcacggcatttttgaaggagcGGCATTTTTGTCgaacggccgtcaacgaagccggcacgaactcattcactgatggtgacagacgtcggaagatgatctgggatatcacatTATAGGcgacattaaggatggtgatcgctcgaaagttctcacactccagcttgttgcctttcttgtagatggggcatataaccccttccttccactcctccggtagctgttcagtttcccagattctgactatcagtttgtgcaggcaagtggccagcttttccgggcccatcttgatgagctcagctccgataccatctttaccagctgctttattggtctttagctgttggatggcatccttaacttccctcaaggtgggggctggttggctttcatcgtccgctgaactgacgtagtcatctcctccgttgccttgactttcactgcctgtactctcagcgccattcaaatgttcttcgtagtgctgcttccacctttcgatcaacACACGTTcctccgtcaagatgctcccatccttatcccggcaaatttcggctcgcggcacgaagctttttcgggatgcgttgagcttctgatagaacttgcgtgtttcttgagaacggtacagctgttccatctcctcgcactccgcttcttccaggcggcgtttcttctcctgaaaaaggcgggtctgctgtctccgcttccgtctataaagcagagcattagtgattaatcatagatttaatcatgattaatgaataatgggttatttaatcattattcattaatcataatcatacaaaaaatacgattcaatcattaatcactaatcgttaataatagatttttgcatttaatcattaatcactaatcatattcatgattgttttgagtttattcattaatcatcaattttaatcattgcatacgtcgcttttattcattaatctttaatcataatcatacaatttcaaaggtgaaaaacataattttgtcAAACGGTTACTtaattattgatcactatgcaaatcgtttaatttgattattcataatcattaatcattaatcatatcgatcgttaatcattaatcatacacatattgtgtcaacatttaatcacgatcggtaatcattaatcatacttaaaacgttttattcattattcataatcgttaatcattgtcaaaaattaatttaatcattaatcataatcattattcattgtcaaaaatgaataaatcattaatcataatctttaatcatagagttgaatgatttaatcataactaatttaatcattcattggaagctttattcattaacgctctgctaTAAAGTTCCACGTTGtaccgggtaccttgctgcagcgcgaccgcccacgctgcgtccttcgcctccagaatctgtctgcactcttcgtcgaaccaatcgttccgtcgacttcgttccatatacccgacattgttctccgctgcgtcgttaatggctgctttgactgtattccagcagttctcaagtggggccccatcgagctcacccacCCTCTTCCggaacgctgcctcgagatactgcgcgtatgcagtggtgaCATCAGGTTACtttagtcgctctaggtcgaaccgcggcggtcgtcggtaccgaacattgttgatgatacgggaggctgtgttggaagtaggtgctgcgaatggccatattcttggaggcggcgaaatcaattagtcgtaggccgttttcgttcgtcagccggtgagcgctgaacttcctaatagtcggtctaaactcctcctcttggccaacctgagcgttcaaatctcctatggtgattttgacgtcgtggcttgggcagctgtcgtactcacgttccagctgcgcgtagaatgcgtccttatcatcatcagtgcttccggagtgtgggctatggacgttgattatgctgaagttgaagaaccggcctttgatcctcaacctgcacattctttcattgatcggtcaccacccgatcacgcgcctttgcatatcgcccatcactatgaaagctgttcgcagctcgtgtgtgttgccgcaactctggtagatggtatgattacctctaaactttcacaccattgatccctcccaacaaacctcctgcagcgctacgatgccgaatccacggtccttgagcacatcggcgagtatgcgtgtgctcccgatgaagttgatttgcagttccacgaaccgagtttccaatcgctagtcccttttcgtcgcggtggtcttcgccgatggttccggtccgtactctcttgttgattgttcgttgcttatgtttttttaaaggttggcttgcagggcctgacaccaaaccccctaaatttccggaggaccattcctccttattcccggtggaccatggtgcacagtttcacttagagtcccttgctggcactcggacgatgatcagccacccctaacatgaagaacagacgctgttatgAGCCGAtactgacatggagaacagacgctcagtaagatttgcacctccggagaggagcaaacccccccttccctgacTCGAGTGCGTGACCCCTTAAGCAACGTTGTAGCCTCACCAAGTTTTCGGCCTCCGAAAATCCACAAGTTATTGTCGACTGCTCGAAGCTActtatgaaaattggccaatcTTCCGGGTTACCTGGCAACTCCTTGCCCAGTACATGTCTAGCTGCGATTTGTTGTGTTCCCAGTAACGCCACAGTTTCAATGGAACTCGCAATGCTCTCACCAGTAGGGATCTCCGATCGCATGGGATCATTTGGGATACGTTCATTGGTAGCTCTTGGGTTTAGGGTCGATTTTTTGTCTCGTTGAATCGCTGTATCTAATGCCTGTCGCCGTTCGTCTAAATTTACTGCCGAGAGGCCCTTTTGAAGGGTTTTCACAGGATCAAACTGAGCAGCTTCCAGTTCTTCGCCGATTTGTGATTCTAGCCAATTCTTCACCTTTGCATTAGCGCCGCTTACCGAGCTGACGAACGAATCTCCTTTGCTGCTTTCTGCTATCTGCTGCAATAGTTTCCGCTTCTGATCCAGTGACTCTTGCCTCATTAATGCTTGCGTAGCCTGAGATTTCCTATCATCTGCAAGCTTCTGCTCTCTCAACGTTTTCTCCTCTTCCatcatttttctcttttcttcaaTTTGCCGTTGTTTCTCTTTAAGTTTCCATTCCCGTAGTGCTTCGTGTTCTTGGGCGACCTGTTCCTTCATCGACTGTTCTTCTTCCAACAATTTCATTTGCGCTTCTAGCAAGGCGACCCGTACGCTAGATGAAATACTGACAGCAGGGGCACATGACGTCTTCTTCGACCGCTTGGAGGCAATACTTTTCCCTGATTTGTTTGGTTT
Encoded proteins:
- the LOC134208031 gene encoding lysosomal acid glucosylceramidase, which encodes MPPPSSCRSTPTLNLIGALDSLLRLALFSTIASVVIGSSYFDRVASLPCALRQYPTGSVCVCNVTYCDTLEFEDPTEPGEFVLVSSASNGTRFGQARGRFVQAENATFLPAVMLRSKQRMVRSTRPVSVEINRGRKYQQIVGFGGAFTGAVSYNLGLLKPELRDSMYRSYYSKKVGIGYSLMRIPIGGSDFDLKPWAYNESPMDDKLLLNFTVLDKRDQVRIEQIKELMQVADNHEIKLMGTAWSPPRWMKSNNDWSGSNRLKPQYYQTWADYHIKYLQLMKDAGLDYWAISTGNEPMNAVIGFLFIRFMSLGWIAANQGKWVGENLGPALRNSEFKNVKLFAGDDQRYTFPWWFSQMDQGHPNATQYVDGLAVHWYWDGVTPPELLDQALNLYPDKLIFNTEASLGDKPFQTHGPILGSWARAESYITSIMQDLQHSVHGWIDWNLMLNEIGGPNYANNYVETAVVVNATSGEEVYKQPIFYALGHFSRFITEGSVRFEVKSDYSGIVVVGFERPDNRTVLVFYNKKSSSCELTIHDPERGLTQLEVPPKSVHSILYA